The Echeneis naucrates chromosome 10, fEcheNa1.1, whole genome shotgun sequence genome has a window encoding:
- the selenoh gene encoding selenoprotein H has translation MAPKAGRRGTKRKTAAEEEETPTVEEKKTREDEQKGQEGQRVVIEHCKSURVYGRNAEEVRSALLAARPGLTVVLNPEKPRRNSFEITLMDGGKEMSLWTGIKKGPPRKLKFPQPDSVVTALQEALKAE, from the exons atggcGCCCAAAGCAG GTCGTCGGGGGACAAAGCGCAAAACTGccgcagaggaggaggagacacctaccgtggaggagaagaagaccAGAGAGGACGAGCAGAAAGGGCAGGAAGGCCAAAGGGTGGTCATTGAACACTG TAAGAGCTGACGAGTTTATGGGCGTAATGCCGAGGAGGTGAGATCCGCCCTCCTGGCTGCCCGCCCTGGACTCACTGTGGTCCTAAACCCGGAGAAACCTCGCAGGAATAGCTTTGAGATCACTCTCATGGATGGAGGCAAAG AAATGTCTCTGTGGACTGGAATAAAAAAGGGTCCACCTCGTAAGCTCAAGTTTCCTCAACCTGACTCTGTAGTTACTGCTCTGCAGGAGGCTCTGAAGGCTGAGTAG
- the rtn4rl2b gene encoding reticulon-4 receptor-like 2b, translating into METRWTVRSSTARNFKSGLSLWLILWLVVMKPGGVSACPKLCVCYPTPMTVSCQSQNLTIVPAGVPYDSQRVFLQNNRITELRADSFGFETQVLWLYGNNITWIEAGAFSNLRVLEELDLGDNPSLRHLEGGAFRGLEKLQSLHMHRCKLASLPHDLFHKLYSLQFLYLQENQLHFLHDDLFSDLVNLTHLFLHGNRIRTLSENVFRGLVNLDRLLLHDNRIRQVNRRAFRDLGRLTILYLFNNSLAELPGQSMKDVQGIQFLRLNGNPWSCGCEARPLWEWFRKARISSSELMCTSPSQRRGQDLRFLRELDFALCPLPDPGSLAGTTTTTFSTKTRWWFSKHKPASSSKAQYQKSTETVKAFPFSAVKPQYLPKSPVESLPSKYELSEDEAALPKLDPEEYWANYGNEDSSIRCFELECPPGYDNQPFPSSSSLAIIPSLLCILSLSTATLSLHFLFG; encoded by the exons ATGGAGACTCGTTGGACCGTGAGGAGCTCCACCGCCCGCAACTTCAAGA GTGGGCTGTCCTTATGGCTGATTCTGTGGCTGGTAGTGATGAAGCCGGGTGGGGTGTCCGCATGCcccaagctgtgtgtgtgttaccccACGCCCATGACGGTCAGCTGCCAGTCCCAGAACCTCACCATAGTACCGGCCGGTGTGCCCTATGACTCCCAACGTGTTTTCCTGCAGAACAACCGCATCACAGAGCTTCGCGCAGACTCTTTCGGCTTCGAAACACAG GTGCTGTGGCTATACGGCAACAATATCACATGGATTGAGGCAGGAGCCTTTAGCAACCTCAGAgtgctggaggagctggattTGGGCGATAACCCCTCGCTGCGGCACCTGGAAGGAGGAGCGTTCAGGGGACTGGAGAAGCTGCAGAGCCTGCACATGCATCGGTGCAAGCTGGCCTCTCTCCCACATGACCTCTTCCACAAGCTGTACAGCCTGCAATTTCTCTACCTGCAG GAGAATCAGCTCCACTTTCTGCACGATGACCTGTTCTCAGATCTGGTCAACCTCACTCATCTCTTCCTGCATGGAAACCGAATCCGTACCCTTTCTGAGAATGTGTTCAGAGGCCTGGTCAACCTTGACCGCCTCCTTCTCCATGACAACCGTATCAGGCAGGTCAACCGTCGTGCTTTTCGTGACCTTGGCCGTCTGACCATCCTTTACCTGTTCAACAATTCCCTGGCTGAGCTGCCAGGCCAAAGCATGAAAGATGTCCAGGGCATCCAGTTCCTCCGGCTGAATGGTAACCCCTGGTCCTGTGGCTGTGAGGCCCGTCCCCTGTGGGAGTGGTTCCGCAAGGCCCGCATTTCCTCCTCTGAGCTCATGTGCACCTCCCCGTCTCAACGTCGCGGCCAGGACCTCAGATTCCTCCGGGAGCTGGACTTCGCCCTCTGCCCTCTGCCCGACCCCGGCTCTCTGGCTGGAACCACCACAACCACCTTCAGCACCAAGACCCGCTGGTGGTTCTCCAAGCACAAACCTGCATCTTCATCCAAGGCCCAGTACCAGAAGAGCACCGAGACGGTAAAGGCTTTCCCTTTTTCTGCCGTCAAACCTCAGTATCTCCCCAAATCCCCTGTTGAGTCCCTTCCTTCTAAGTACGAACTGTCAGAAGATGAAGCCGCCCTCCCCAAGCTGGACCCAGAAGAATACTGGGCCAACTATGGCAACGAAGACTCCTCTATCCGCTGCTTTGAGCTGGAGTGCCCCCCAGGCTACGACAACCAACCCTtcccctcatcctcctccttggCAATCATCCCATCCCTGCTCTGCATCCTTTCCCTCTCCACAGCCACACTCtcccttcatttcctttttggttga
- the slc43a3b gene encoding solute carrier family 43 member 3b produces MLRSESPIAVKRWLTFATGLVECLCFAGAVFGWASLVFVLKTEGYFSSLCVNTTGLNGTQVLDCSGQDEQFSLVFTIASFVNNFLTIPNGFLFDRFGTTVARVFGIFLYTMGTLLVAFSSSALSNLLFPAISFLSVGGIMFLMTNMQVGNLFGSYRSTVITLYSGAFDSSSALFLIIKLLHESGVSLLVSFLFLSACSIIHLLRTFFLLPRNIIPYPLPEYYTYGITCGEAKRASCTVQTNGNQENAAEKTPINTTSHVTKEKSLRECVLSWFFLWHVVWLSVMQLRHYLFIGTLNPTLNRLALGEQSLVSKYINAFAITQLCGVLCAPWNGVIMDRLKGKPRAAGESEQEADLRASVLSLFLTALQCFLFSVCASTPYLPLQYFTFILQVLNRSFLYGGNAAFISVAFPSCHFGKVYGLVMGLSALFSLLQYPCFALVKGVLSGDPLYVNITLSLLSLLAFIHPLSVYLHCRRLASQRTKSEAVSS; encoded by the exons ATGTTGCGGTCTGAGAGCCCCATTGCAGTGAAACGCTGGCTCACCTTTGCCACGGGTCTGGTGGAGTGCCTCTGTTTTGCTGGAGCTGTGTTCGGGTGGGCTTCTCTCGTATTTGTCCTGAAGACAGAGGGATACTTCAGCTCCCTGTGTGTCAACACAACAGGACTCAATGGCACGCAGGTCTTAG attGCAGTGGACAGGATGAACAGTTTTCGCTGGTCTTCACCATCGCCTCCTTTGTGAACAATTTCCTCACAATACCCAACGGTTTTCTCTTTGACCGGTTTGGCACCACAGTGGCCCGAGTCTTTGGAAT aTTCCTTTACACCATGGGCACCTTGCTGGTGGCTTTCTCAAGTTCag CTCTGTCCAACCTGCTCTTCCCAGCAATCTCCTTCCTTTCAGTTGGTGGCATAATGTTTCTTATGACTAACATGCAG GTAGGAAATCTGTTTGGCTCCTATCGTTCTACCGTCATCACACTTTACAGCGGCGCCTTTGATTCTTCTTCAGCgctcttcctcatcatcaag CTCTTACATGAGTCCGGTGTGTCTCTTTTggtctccttcctcttcctatCTGCCTGCAGCATCATTCATCTGCTCAGGACTTTCTTCTTGCTGCCCAGAAACATCATTCCCTATCCGCTGCCTGAATACTACACATATGG tatAACCTGTGGTGAAGCGAAGAGGGCGAGCTGCACTGTTCAAACAAATGGTAATCAAGAGAATGCAGCCGAGAAAACGCCAATCAACACAACTTCCCATGTGAcaaaag aAAAGAGTTTGCGTGAGTGTGTCCTGTCGTGGTTCTTCCTGTGGCACGTGGTCTGGCTGTCTGTGATGCAGCTCAGACATTACCTGTTCATCGGCACCCTGAACCCCACGCTGAACAGGCTGGCGTTGGGAGAGCAGTCGCTGG TGAGCAAGTATATCAATGCCTTTGCCATTACCCAGCTTTGTGGGGTGCTGTGTGCTCCCTGGAATGGTGTCATCATGGACAGACTCAAGGGCAAACCCCGAGCTGCAG gagAAAGTGAACAGGAGGCAGACCTGCGGGCCTCGGTGCTTTCTCTCTTCCTGACAGCgctgcagtgttttctgttctcaGTTTGTGCCTCCACTCCGTATCTGCCGCTGCAGTATTTCAccttcatcctgcaggtgctcaACCGCTCCTTCCTCTACGGTGGCAACGCAGCCTTCATCAGCGTGGC ATTCCCATCATGCCATTTCGGGAAGGTGTATGGGCTGGTCATGGGTCTGTCAGCACTGTTTTCACTGCTCCAGTATCCATGCTTTGCTCTGGTCAAAGGAGTTCTGAGTGGCGATCCTTTATAT GTGAACATCACTCTGTCGCTGTTAAGCCTGCTCGCCTTCATCCATCCGTTGTCAGTCTACCTGCACTGTCGACGCCTTGCCTCCCAACGAACCAAGAGTGAAGCTGTTTCCTCCTAA
- the LOC115050419 gene encoding basic salivary proline-rich protein 2-like, translated as MYQAGELDHYEQTLEHGDSQRETEETGFMPPPPPPPFVPFEPSESSHTSVPRPGPPLGYWDFYPYYYDYRFLTGQFPPGTFTYASNNFEQGMDHWHDAHYVKENIPSAPVQQKGSAPSYPAAPQHPSEPQLPGKQPLVRGGQLYDSQGVNKANLAPGFDSNYGVSSSQYSPGAVPHANQPVLEPGHSQAAVHRESAAPVGSSSPSRPAQSDYSSSAVGMNPVAPAGAGFQPQEIDWVVPPRSFSDQRPAAAPHGVFSSPAHVSPPRPPPGPMYQAGELDHYEQTLEHGDSQRETEETGFMPPPPPPPFVPFEPSESSHTSVPRPGPPLGYWDFYPYYYDYRFLTGQFPPGTFTYASNNFEQGMDHWHDAHYVKENIPSAPVQQKGSAPSYPAAPQHPSEPQLPGKQPVVAGY; from the exons ATGTACCAGGCTGGGGAGTTGGACCATTATGAGCAAACCTTGGAGCACGGTGACTCCCAGAGGGAGACGGAGGAGACGGGCTTCATGCCgcccccaccaccccctcccTTCGTGCCCTTTGAGCCCTCTGAATCCAGCCACACCAGCGTACCTCGGCCAGGACCTCCACTTGGATACTGGGACTTCTATCCTTATTACTATGACTACAGGTTCCTGACTGGCCAGTTTCCTCCAGGCACATTCACATATGCCAGCAACAACTTTGAGCAGGGGATGGACCACTGGCATGATGCTCACTATGTGAAGGAGAATATTCCCTCTGCACCTGTACAGCAGAAAGGGAGCGCTCCAAGTTACCCAGCAGCCCCTCAGCATCCTTCAGAGCCACAGCTTCCTGGAAAGCAGCCACTTGTG AGAG GAGGCCAACTTTATGATTCCCAGGGGGTCAATAAAGCAAATCTAGCTCCTGGTTTTGACTCAAACTATGGAGTATCTTCCAGCCAGTATTCACCTGGAGCTGTGCCTCATGCTAATCAGCCTGTGCTAGAGCCTGGTCACTCTCAGGCTGCTGTTCATAGAGAGTCAGCAGCACCTGTTGGCTCCAGTTCACCTTCCAGGCCTGCTCAGTCAGACtacagcagcagtgcagtggGGATGAATCCTGTGGCCCCAGCAGGAGCTGGCTTTCAGCCTCAAG AGATTGACTGGGTAGTGCCTCCACGTAGCTTTTCTGATCAGAGACCGGCAGCTGCTCCTCATGGTGTCTTCAGTAGTCCTGCACATGTCAGTCCACCTCGTCCACCACCTGGCCCCATGTACCAGGCTGGGGAGTTGGACCATTATGAGCAAACCTTGGAGCACGGTGACTCCCAGAGGGAGACGGAGGAGACGGGCTTCATGCCgcccccaccaccccctcccTTCGTGCCCTTTGAGCCCTCTGAATCCAGCCACACCAGCGTACCTCGGCCAGGACCTCCACTTGGATACTGGGACTTCTATCCTTATTACTATGACTACAGGTTCCTGACTGGCCAGTTTCCTCCAGGCACATTCACATATGCCAGCAACAACTTTGAGCAGGGGATGGACCACTGGCATGATGCTCACTATGTGAAGGAGAATATTCCCTCTGCACCTGTACAGCAGAAAGGGAGCGCTCCAAGTTACCCAGCAGCCCCTCAGCATCCTTCAGAGCCACAGCTTCCTGGAAAGCAGCCAGTTGTG GCTGGATACTAG